The Lolium rigidum isolate FL_2022 chromosome 2, APGP_CSIRO_Lrig_0.1, whole genome shotgun sequence genomic interval TTAGCCGGATGTCAAAACATTTGATAAGATCCCGATGTTTACGGCGCCATAAATTGTATCCTCCTGGCACAGACTACAAAAAGGAAcatagacaaaaaaaaagtactatGTCAGAATAGAAATTAGATCAAAGGAACAGCTAAACACTATGAACTAGAGTACCAATGAATAATCATCACCTCAAGGTACAACTTCTCCAAGCAGGGAAAGCATCTCATCAACGCAATAACTGTATCCAGATCAAACATAAACAAATCAACAGCCAATATCTTGACAGTGCATACCGCCACGGTCAGCCTATCGAGATGCAATCCCTGTGTGGAAGACAACATTAGGCTCGGTGCAGATCTAAAGTGCCGTGAAGGCAAGAAGCAGGAACACAAGAGCTAGCTACCTGAATAACTGCATCACAGCCGATCATGAGACTTGTGGAGAAGTCACGCCTATCAGAAACGCAGGCTATGGTCTGGAACTTGGATGCGGAGGTTACCGATACTTGTAGGCCATCCAACAGATTAAGACAGAGCAACCTTTCAAGGCAAGGGGCGTTCTCGATGATGAGTTCCTGGAGCTGGAGCTCATTCGTCCGCTGACAACCAACACGCACGCCAATGCTCCTGAGGCTAAGGGAGTTGATCCGGATGCGACGGACGCCTGAGGTGGTGTGAATCAGCAAACACTCCAGAGCAGGACAGCCAGCAATCATGCTGTGCAGCCAGGTCTCGGACACGACGACGTCCACGAGAGCCAGCTTCTTAAGCTGGGGGAAGTGAAGCGGCTGGGCAGTAGAGTCAGGGACGTGGCATGCTCTGATGGTGGCGACACGTAGGGTGGCTGAGAAGCGGAAGGCGGACGCCGGTAACGCCGAGAGAGGCGGCAGTGGCCGTGTTGGCTCATACTCATAGGCATAGACGTCGCAGAACTCGAGCTCGTGGAGGCCATCAAGGGTGGGGGAGCGGAGCCAGGCGTCGACGGCAGCGGATCGGGAGCGGAGGTAGCACGCGGGGACGCAGAAGCGGCGACCGGGACCCGGGTGGGCGGAGAGGAGGCGAGGGATGAGGGCAGCGAGGGCAGCGAGGGCGCGGTCGTCATCTTCGGTCAAGTAGTAGTAGAGGCCGTCGAGGCCGTCGCAGTCGAGGTTGAGGGAGGCGGAgcgccagaggtggcgccaccgAGACGCAAGGATCTGTGTGCAGACGCCGTCCTTGGTGGGGAGGAGGGAGACGATGTCGGCGAGGATGGGGTCCGGGAGGTCGCTGATGCggtcggcagcggcggcgcctccTTCTTCACCTCCTCCCATTCTGGGCGGCGGTTCTAGGCCATGAGCGCCTCTCTCCGCCGCAGCCGCCGGTGCCTCCTCTAGTTTCCGCTTCCTCCGACTAGGGCTCCCAACTTCCATCTCCACCGTAAAACAGTGGATGACAGGACGGCGGAAGTAGGCTAGGTTGAAGCAGCAGTCGCCGGAGCCGAGGGTGGGGGCAGGACGGCGGCGGGGCGATGCAGACGAGCACCGCTGGAAGGAATGGTGGAAATGATGGGCCCGTCAGACTTGGTTTTGGGCTACAGATTTGGGTTCAAACCAAAATATACATGAGCTCACATGAAAATGTCACTATCAAAA includes:
- the LOC124690493 gene encoding FBD-associated F-box protein At5g60610-like — protein: MNFHDVWTREQAEQLAPPPPVITREQQRRCRELEQRLLIAERDEALRLEWVRQFPEDRCSSASPRRRPAPTLGSGDCCFNLAYFRRPVIHCFTVEMEVGSPSRRKRKLEEAPAAAAERGAHGLEPPPRMGGGEEGGAAAADRISDLPDPILADIVSLLPTKDGVCTQILASRWRHLWRSASLNLDCDGLDGLYYYLTEDDDRALAALAALIPRLLSAHPGPGRRFCVPACYLRSRSAAVDAWLRSPTLDGLHELEFCDVYAYEYEPTRPLPPLSALPASAFRFSATLRVATIRACHVPDSTAQPLHFPQLKKLALVDVVVSETWLHSMIAGCPALECLLIHTTSGVRRIRINSLSLRSIGVRVGCQRTNELQLQELIIENAPCLERLLCLNLLDGLQVSVTSASKFQTIACVSDRRDFSTSLMIGCDAVIQGLHLDRLTVAVCTVKILAVDLFMFDLDTVIALMRCFPCLEKLYLEVMIIHWYSRGYNLWRRKHRDLIKCFDIRLKTIGLGSYRGIKSQVDFVTFFVLNAKVLELMIVHVSPQDYYRGFAAEESRKLKFENRASKGAQIHFTTDTCLRGVSEINDACDLDLTDPFIN